One genomic window of Cygnus atratus isolate AKBS03 ecotype Queensland, Australia chromosome 16, CAtr_DNAZoo_HiC_assembly, whole genome shotgun sequence includes the following:
- the LOC118248833 gene encoding tyrosine-protein kinase Srms-like isoform X1: MEQFVRKRLTFLTSFWNKLWPRSGPDSCSLGYFGSDSVSLHSEPSSVSFIPKSSLFIALYAFTARSADELSISAGDKLRVLREEGEYVLARRLLGEPAMGYVPAAYVANLSQGSSAHRPWYFSKISRSEAEQLLLSPPNQHGSFLVRDSESNKGEYSLSVRNHAKVSHFRICKSPGGSLYIQKGHPFPDMEELLAFYTENWKVIQSPLLQPCSPTTPPERDGWERPRWEFTLRRKLGEGYFGEVWEGLWRNSVPVAIKIIKADMKAEDFTKEIQNLKRLRHEKLIQLHAVCSLDEPVYIITELMRKGNLHSYLNSPEGKSLGTSHLLNIACQVADGMRYLEEKHIVHRDLAARNILVGEELTCKIADFGLARLLKDDIYSTSSSTKIPVKWTAPEAANYRTYSLKSDVWSYGILLYEVFTYGQIPYEGMTNQETVRQITRGYRLPRPSSCPPEIYSIMLECWSGNTEERPTFLALREKLGFIYRRLLNSLS, encoded by the exons ATGGAGCAGTTTGTCCGCAAGCGTTTGACCTTCTTGACATCCTTCTGGAACAAGCTGTGGCCCCGCTCCGGCCCGGATAGCTGCTCGCTGGGGTACTTTGGTTCCGATTCTGTTTCGCTGCACTCGGAGCCCAGCTCGGTTTCCTTCATCCCAAAGTCCTCTCTCTTTATCGCTTTATACGCTTTCACAGCCCGCAGTGCAGACGAACTGAGCATAAGCGCAGGGGACAAACTGCGTGTCCTCAGAGAAGAAGGAGAGTATGTCTTAGCCCGGAGGCTGCTGGGGGAACCGGCCATGGGTTACGTCCCCGCCGCCTACGTGGCCAACCTCAGCCAGGGCTCCTCCGCTCACCGGCC CTGGTATTTCAGCAAGATCAGCCGCAGCgaggctgagcagctcctcctCTCGCCTCCCAACCAGCACGGCTCCTTCCTCGTCCGGGACAGCGAGAGCAACAAGGGCGAGTACTCTCTCTCAG TGCGTAACCACGCCAAAGTCAGCCATTTCCGCATCTGCAAGAGCCCCGGGGGCAGCCTGTACATCCAGAAGGGGCACCCCTTCCCCGACATGGAGGAGCTCCTCGCCTTCTACACCGAGAACTGGAAGGTCATCCAGAGCCCCTTGCTGCAGCCGTGCAGCCCCACA ACCCCCCCCGAGAGGGACGGCTGGGAGCGCCCGCGCTGGGAGTTCACCCTGCGGAGGAAGCTGGGCGAGGGCTACTTCGGAGAGGtgtgggaagggctgtggaGGAACTCCGTGCCGGTGGCCATCAAGATCATCAAAG CTGACATGAAGGCAGAAGACTTCACCAAGGAGATCCAGAACCTGAAGCGCTTGAGGCACGAGAAGCTGATCCAGCTGCATGCTGTCTGTTCGCTGGATGAGCCCGTGTACATCATAACTGAGCTCATGCGGAAAGGCAACCTCCACAGCTACCTCAACA GTCCTGAAGGGAAGTCCCTGGGCACCTCCCACCTGCTCAACATCGCCTGCCAAGTGGCGGATGGGATGAGGTACCTGGAGGAGAAGCACATTGTCCACCGGGACTTGGCGGCCAGAAACATCCTGGTGGGAGAGGAACTCACCTGCAAAATCGCCGATTTTGGGCTGGCCCGGCTCCTCAAG GATGACATCTactccaccagcagcagcaccaaaaTCCCGGTGAAGTGGACGGCCCCAGAGGCAGCCAACTACCGCACCTACTCCCTCAAGTCCGACGTCTGGTCCTACGGGATCCTGCTCTATGAAGTCTTCACCTACGGGCAGATCCCCTACGAAG GAATGACGAACCAAGAAACCGTACGGCAAATCACCAGGGGCTACCGCCTCCCCcggcccagctcctgccccccTGAGATCTACAGCATCATGCTGGAGTGCTGGAGCGGCAACACGGAGGAGCGGCCCACCTTCCTGGCGCTGCGGGAGAAGCTGGGCTTCATCTACAGGCGCCTGCTCAACTCCCTCTCCTGA
- the LOC118248833 gene encoding tyrosine-protein kinase Srms-like isoform X2 — MGYVPAAYVANLSQGSSAHRPWYFSKISRSEAEQLLLSPPNQHGSFLVRDSESNKGEYSLSVRNHAKVSHFRICKSPGGSLYIQKGHPFPDMEELLAFYTENWKVIQSPLLQPCSPTTPPERDGWERPRWEFTLRRKLGEGYFGEVWEGLWRNSVPVAIKIIKADMKAEDFTKEIQNLKRLRHEKLIQLHAVCSLDEPVYIITELMRKGNLHSYLNSPEGKSLGTSHLLNIACQVADGMRYLEEKHIVHRDLAARNILVGEELTCKIADFGLARLLKDDIYSTSSSTKIPVKWTAPEAANYRTYSLKSDVWSYGILLYEVFTYGQIPYEGMTNQETVRQITRGYRLPRPSSCPPEIYSIMLECWSGNTEERPTFLALREKLGFIYRRLLNSLS, encoded by the exons ATGGGTTACGTCCCCGCCGCCTACGTGGCCAACCTCAGCCAGGGCTCCTCCGCTCACCGGCC CTGGTATTTCAGCAAGATCAGCCGCAGCgaggctgagcagctcctcctCTCGCCTCCCAACCAGCACGGCTCCTTCCTCGTCCGGGACAGCGAGAGCAACAAGGGCGAGTACTCTCTCTCAG TGCGTAACCACGCCAAAGTCAGCCATTTCCGCATCTGCAAGAGCCCCGGGGGCAGCCTGTACATCCAGAAGGGGCACCCCTTCCCCGACATGGAGGAGCTCCTCGCCTTCTACACCGAGAACTGGAAGGTCATCCAGAGCCCCTTGCTGCAGCCGTGCAGCCCCACA ACCCCCCCCGAGAGGGACGGCTGGGAGCGCCCGCGCTGGGAGTTCACCCTGCGGAGGAAGCTGGGCGAGGGCTACTTCGGAGAGGtgtgggaagggctgtggaGGAACTCCGTGCCGGTGGCCATCAAGATCATCAAAG CTGACATGAAGGCAGAAGACTTCACCAAGGAGATCCAGAACCTGAAGCGCTTGAGGCACGAGAAGCTGATCCAGCTGCATGCTGTCTGTTCGCTGGATGAGCCCGTGTACATCATAACTGAGCTCATGCGGAAAGGCAACCTCCACAGCTACCTCAACA GTCCTGAAGGGAAGTCCCTGGGCACCTCCCACCTGCTCAACATCGCCTGCCAAGTGGCGGATGGGATGAGGTACCTGGAGGAGAAGCACATTGTCCACCGGGACTTGGCGGCCAGAAACATCCTGGTGGGAGAGGAACTCACCTGCAAAATCGCCGATTTTGGGCTGGCCCGGCTCCTCAAG GATGACATCTactccaccagcagcagcaccaaaaTCCCGGTGAAGTGGACGGCCCCAGAGGCAGCCAACTACCGCACCTACTCCCTCAAGTCCGACGTCTGGTCCTACGGGATCCTGCTCTATGAAGTCTTCACCTACGGGCAGATCCCCTACGAAG GAATGACGAACCAAGAAACCGTACGGCAAATCACCAGGGGCTACCGCCTCCCCcggcccagctcctgccccccTGAGATCTACAGCATCATGCTGGAGTGCTGGAGCGGCAACACGGAGGAGCGGCCCACCTTCCTGGCGCTGCGGGAGAAGCTGGGCTTCATCTACAGGCGCCTGCTCAACTCCCTCTCCTGA
- the PPDPF gene encoding pancreatic progenitor cell differentiation and proliferation factor isoform X2, protein MASIPSSGSLMATHNYRRRRLSSTSSNSSCSSSDYGEVIPHHPAWERCRCRQGSWHVRWCQQWEQDGGGTPASPASDPRPERAGRHSPSRSRAAQR, encoded by the exons ATGGCATCGATCCCATCCAGCGGCTCGCTCATGGCCACGCACAACTACCGCAGAA GGCGCCTGAGCTCCACGTCCAgcaacagctcctgcagcagctcagactACGGGGAGGTCATCCCGCACCACCCGG CTTGGGAGCGCTGCAGGTGCCGGCAGGGCAGCTGGCATGTGCGCTGGTGccagcagtgggagcaggacGGAGGCGGCACACCAGCGAGCCCAGCCTCGGACCCTCGTCCTGAGCGTGCCGGCAGGCACAGCCCCTCGAGGAGTCGGGCTGCTCAGAGATGA
- the PPDPF gene encoding pancreatic progenitor cell differentiation and proliferation factor isoform X1 yields the protein MASIPSSGSLMATHNYRRRRLSSTSSNSSCSSSDYGEVIPHHPGLPKSDPGQWWASFFFGKTNPPAMTTVSESPESLGALQVPAGQLACALVPAVGAGRRRHTSEPSLGPSS from the exons ATGGCATCGATCCCATCCAGCGGCTCGCTCATGGCCACGCACAACTACCGCAGAA GGCGCCTGAGCTCCACGTCCAgcaacagctcctgcagcagctcagactACGGGGAGGTCATCCCGCACCACCCGG ggctgcccaaATCTGACCCTGGCCAGTGGTGGGCCAGCTTCTTCTTCGGGAAGACGAATCCCCCGGCCATGACAACCGTGTCAGAGTCCCCGGAGAG CTTGGGAGCGCTGCAGGTGCCGGCAGGGCAGCTGGCATGTGCGCTGGTGccagcagtgggagcaggacGGAGGCGGCACACCAGCGAGCCCAGCCTCGGACCCTCGTCCTGA